In the genome of Stigmatopora nigra isolate UIUO_SnigA chromosome 7, RoL_Snig_1.1, whole genome shotgun sequence, the window ATGCAGCTTCCGCCAATCCAGAATCACACTCCCCATTTGGATACGTCCCGGCTCATATCGTTCATCGAGAGGCGAAAACACCTGAACGACGCTAGGCCCATCGGGACATTGAAGACGTTCCTTCACAGCCGCCTGCTTAATTACATGTGACTGAAGTAACCTCGCCAGTATCCCTCTTCACCAAGTTGCTCTTCTCAACCACAGATCAACATCTCCACACTGATGCTATATGTTCCCTCACTGTCCACAAGTGTCCTGCTGCTGCTGACTAACTGAATGACGTCTGCTGAACCAACCTTTGACTTGGCCCTCTTCACTTCCCTCCTAACCTCGGCATATCCCGTTTATGCCTGCACAACAAACCGTCGGAATTTGTGCGAGACTTCCATGCCCGATTGAACGGTAAGAAAGGcaagcttttttcttttcttgcgaGTCATCTAGTGTTACAAAGAGGAAATAGAATACTGTATAGTCAGTGTGTTCCAGGCTGCTTATTGTTGACCACAGAAGAAgccttttttctttgtaaaaaagaGATTACTTTTTGTAAGTGAAACCGTGTACAGTTAGGCAACAAAAAATGCTAGTCACTTTTAAGGAAAACTAAAGTTTGTAGAaggaaaaagcaaaaagaagatgGCGTCCATTAGTGATGTCACACCTACATAAATACAAGATGTATATGTTTTCTCCCCCCTGAACTCCTGTTTGGTTAATTTGAGTGCAATAGTGCTTGCTGTCTGTCCTCTTGCTGGCCTTCAGCATCAAAACTGAAGTCACAGCACACGcttaatgaataaatgttaaagGCAATGCTTCCTAGGTCTCAGccttatttgtaaataaattgttgttttttttcatttatttttaaacaatcttTTGCCACCGAACAAAgtcttattttatttgtgagcTGATGAACTCATTTAGAAATGCACTCATTTTATGTCTGTTTCTATGAGCAATGTTGCTTGAACATTTATGCAActatttatgaacatttttgttgtaGATGTAGTCTTTAAAGGAAATAACGGCATGTACGTAACTGGTACTGCAATAGACGTCTGTATTGTGTTAACTCTTCTGTATTAAGTTCAGTATTAATATCTGCAAAACCTCAGCTAAATGAGGAGTGTTGGaaacaatgtaaaatgtgtctatcgagaggggaaaaaaacaagcacttcCTTTGGCATTGTTCCCATAATAATACCaaagttttcaatttttttttcctgtattattttgagtttttttcatgttaactTATAGAGAGCACATTGAACCCAGATTATTTAAGAGTTTACATGaagttgattttatttatttcaagagAATGTTTGGTGACTCCTTTTTCTGCGTTAAGGATGGACATTGCTTGCTTTATTATTCCATCCTTATGCAAAATATAGCATGATCTTAGCATGGGGTGCCTAAACGATTTAGGAGACAGAATTTGCTttcgttttttaaatgttcttgtTTAGTTATCAGTCAATAAATGGATGCTAAATTTAAGTGGATCAAATGAAAAAGATTAATTTCATTGGAAGTCTACTAATCTGAATATGTTAggttttgatgtcatttttatttgtcctTATGTATCTGGGGTCCCGGGGGCAAATGTTAATCTAGTTCTGTAAAAGCTTCTATTAAGCAAAACTATGTTGTATGTAATAAAATGCCTTTGTGAAGCCCTCATCCTCCTCTTGCTTGTGATGTAAAGATGTACAGAGAGAAGGAAAGAGGGCAGTTTGCCTCCAACCAGGATGTAAACCTGTTTCATATTTGAAATACACCTACAACACTGACTGCGGCAATGTCAATTTGAATGTTGTATGAtgatttcatttttacttttgcaTGTATATTCCTCTGTACAGAAAACTGTGTTTACAAGTAAGTGTAAATATTTTAGTTGGTGGTGTTATTTTGCCATTAAAGGTTCAGAGAGCAAATTTTAGCTTCTTGGATAAATAACTAACCCAACTGCAAAGACTTGAAATGTGCGCAAAGTATGCTTAatctaaatttgacaatttggaGCTCCTAcagaacaaaatgtaaaaaaaataaaaataaaataattgttacTTTAATGCAGACACCTCtttgaaaaacaaatttatTGAAACAAATGATTGATGGACAAAGACTTATTAATAACAGCATACCCTAAGAAGCTGATATTGGAATATTGCTAACattgagatttctgcagaaaacaagacaaaaatgatttgactttGACAAAAATGCACCTACAACAACATGTTCCGGCCAAACTTTTTAAACAATGAGACAATTAATGCAACTGTCGTAATCTGTACATGTCACCTAAATATTTTGGTCTGCTACTGTCTTAATCTTAAGGGTGGCATTTCCAGAATCCAAGTTTCAGCTACTTTGCCGGATGTTTTGTGACCTTGACCTTCCATTATCACCAAACCTTTACACACCAGCATCTGCGTTCTTGCAAGCAAATAATGTTCCTGATTAAACTTACATGATAAATGTGCCATCAGAAGACCTGGAAGCAATTGTACTCTTCCTGGAATCTGATGACCCCCTGCGGACAGACATATTTTTCCCCAGGAGCAAGACACGTCTCATAAATTTCTGTCCCACGAAAGCATATATGATAGGATTTAAGCAGCAGTGAGTGAATGCAATGCTTTCAGTGACTGAGATTGACAGTTTTAGATTATTCACTGAGTCACAGTCAATTGGAAATTTACCCACATAGTCCAGAAATCTAAGAAAGAGGGAAATGTTATAAGGACTCCATAAGAGGAAGAATGCAACCACTATGGAAATGATTAATTTGACCACACGCTGCTTCTTTGCACTCTTCAGTTTCATCAAGACTGGTATGATCCTGGAATAACACAGCACCATAACCAGTAAAGGGAGACCCAGACCCAAAATATTCATTGATAAGATGTTGTACACATGCCAGGCATCATTATTTGGGATGTAACTGCAACCTAGACCAAATGACAGTTCTGTTTCTGAAGTGAAGATGAAAGATGGAAGGGAGACGCATAAGCTTATGAACCACACAACTGCTGAAATAGTAAACCCTGTTTTCACAGTGCGGTATCTGACCACCTTGGCATCATGCAAGATAACCACATAGCGGTCTACTGTCATGATAACAATCAAGAATATGCTACAGAAGAAGCCAGTTCTGTGTGCACCACCActgaaatggcaaaaaaagctaCCAAGGGTCCATTTTTTGACCACCGTATAGTGTGTGTGGAGTGGAAGTGTGATGATGAATAATAGATCAGATAAAGCTAAGTTGAGGAGACAGACATCTGTCAAGGTTGCCTGTTTTCGATGTTTCAGGAGGACACACACCACCAGGATATTGCCTtgagaaatgtggaaaaacatgaataaggGAAGGCAAGTTTAAAACTTTGTTCAAAAGTGTTTTATTCTGCACTTACCTGTAAAACCGAGGATGAAAACCAAACTGTAGAGGATAATGATAAACACCCGGCTGAAATTTATTACGTCAACGTTATTGCAGGTAAAATGAACTCGGTCGTTTTCGTAGTCTGAATAATCCAGTTCAGTGAACATCGTCATAGTTGAAAATGattctgcagaaaaaaataggagTATTCAAGCAAACATTATTGCAGAATGAGTTTTCATGaatattaaactaaaaaaaggATTAATTCCAACTCTGGGTCATTGCTAAATATATGTAGTTAACAaaggtttccttttttttcctaccaaacatGAAAATCATAGATCAACAAATCCTCTATAGTACCATttctaaaatattaaaatgatattCACCTGTCATAATGACTAGTATTTTGCAGCTCTTTCACCAGCTCGATGTAATGTTTCAACTGGTAGTAAATATAAGTGCCGTTGTTTCTTCACTATTACAACTTGCAAAGAGAAGCACAAATTCTGCTTGTTTCCTTTGTATCATGAGTGTGTTGATCATTATCAGATTTGCACACTTGCCATGCTGAGATAATCTAAATAAGGGAAGCACCAGCACAGTTGTACACACACCAATGCATAAAATACATCAATGcataaaatatacacaaataaatacatttgtacttGAAATCCTTGTAGAGGAATATGCATTTGTGCAATAATGAAAATATACTTGCATTAAAGCCCTTATTTATAATTAAATAGGAGAATGTTGCTTGCTGTTGTCAGCTgagatttaaaatacatttgttacATGTCTTATTTTAACAGTTTTAGCTCCAAAAAGTACTAGGGGTGTTCACTTTTACCCTTTTTTGCATTATATCAAGAACCAATACAATCATAAATATGGATAAAGGAGAATGCAgtgacttattttttattttatttttctgctgTGTAGTGGCCTATGGTGTTGGACAATCATGCTTGGAACATAATATTTGCTGGTATTAAACATAAAGAAAGTTACATAATTTTCTTCCTGTTGGCGTTATTTATTAACTGAACGCACTGAGGATGATTGACCAGCCGTCTACTGAATCCTGACGAGGGCATGATTGCAGATTTTTACATCAATCACACATTGTAAAAGAGACAATGTTTTCGAAATAAAAGTCGAATGAGTATTGCTGCGTCAGTAGTGAACGttaacttttattttggaaCAACAGACCGGAAACAATAGCTTTACTCTGTGCAACTGGGGATAATCAACGGAGGAGCGTTAAGATTAAATCAAGTGGATTTGACGGAGAGTAAATCAACGCACGAAAAGTGCAATGAGCAAGTGAGTGCGTCttctattaaatatatttatttgaaaatacgTCATGACTCGATTATTGCGTCGTGGTTATCCTTCAAAACACGAGGATCGCGTCATCTTTGCTCAGCTACTTGTTGGACTGTATGACAGGACGGATCATGTCACAGTCGTTACTTTTCTGGCAACAATACGTCTGTTTTATATAGGTATTGAGTCGATTAAATGTGGCTATGTCAATTCTTCGATGCAAGCATGGTGGCTGTCAAGCCAGGTTGGGTTAAGTAGCACAAATTTTAATTGATCTTGGGTGCTGAAATCTTCTCCTCAAGTTGGACTTCACCGCAATGACCGAAACTCCAGAATTGAGGTGATCTGGACATATTTActtataaaaagaaagaaaaaacatcgGTTATTAAATGAAACCAGTTTACCATTTTCTGTTGCATGTTTTAATTAATTGCATGATCTAATAACATAGTGGTGATGGGCGTTGTGTGTAAAATTCATCTTTCAATTGGTGTTGTTTAATTAGTTCAAAAGATGacagcagatttttttgggacacaggaaaataataataatgcactgCATCAATAGAATTTCATTACAATGCAGTATTGTGTACGCAGAATTTGGCCCCTTTGTTGCCACTTTGCTGGCAGCAAAGAGGGTGATGCCCCCAAAACACCCCTCAGTCTTTTATTTGTCCAAACCagccaaaaaatgatttaattgtgCCTTGTGTTGCTTGTCTAGAGAAAGAGAACActactttttttaattctgacaGATCTATTTAGCCaatttttgaatgttttcattaacaCATTGTTTATTAGATTATTCAAATCTTTCATTGTCTGTTTATTGTGCATACAATCATTGGTCATTGATGGCTTTTACCTCCACTGACATGATTATATCAACAAAATACTGTTCTTCAGTGAGTCATGCTTTATCTGTTTGATAATTCAGACAGAATCTCTATACAGGCAAAAAAGGGCACAAttaaattatgattattattaaattataattagATTTCAGAAATGCTAGGCCATTGTGCCAAATTATAACGAATACAAGCAGCCCTGAGCTCCTCTTTTACCATGCCTTGATTTTTGGTGGTTCCTGTGTTATGTAAATGTATTCATCTATTAAGTTTGGATTGAGAGAAAGcacaaatgaacattgtttgtttttgttttgtttagtttattGTACCTGGTTTATTGTTTCCTGTCCAGCTAAACTGGTTTTACTTTTGAGTTGATGtgtaaatgatctttttttttgcacgtctTATACCacatgggttgttttttttgaattcTAACATGTACTCTGCATTTTTTTGCCGACTAATCTAGAACTAAATTTAGAAGTCTCGTCTAAAACCGGTATAGAAATAGGCTGACTAAATACTAACATTGATGGGAGGAATgtttattcagatttttattATTGAAGCTGCCTAAAGAGCCCCCGGTGGCGAtgtcaaaaatcaacaaatatgtCTTATATCCTTTTAAAGGGATATTTTTGTCCTTCTTCAATGTCGTCAGCTATTAAAACACGTGCAAGAGGACTGCGTGGACAGATGTTTGCACATATAAAGTATAGAATTACAAATAACTATCCCCTAGTCCAAGCAAAAACCCATAATTATTGGCTGCCACATATCCTGTCTGTGAAGAAGTCCTTACTTTCTAAATGTAGTTCTAACTGATGATTGGAAGCTGGTTAGTGTTTTACTTTGTGCTGTTTAGCTGCAAAATGAACAtacactgatttttttcccccaagaatAATGCCCAAACTTCTTTGTATCACATTCGATGGGAAAATATGAAAGAGATTCAAATAAAACTTCCCCACCCAAGACCGTTATTATAAAATTGTCCTTGGTAGAGCTTCATGAGGTTAGCCACGAgttcagcctttctgccaaagggtgttgttttttctctctttcaatTACCTACTAGGGCAGTACATAATGTGTACTCTTAAAGATGAGTGAAATGTAACTCTTAGAGAATATCAGTAGTGGTAGCGAAACAAAGTTTGGAGTCGGCAGTGCTTAAGCAAGATTAATGACTTGTGTTTGCATTATGGTCACATTTTTACTTTGACTGTGGAGGCAGACTGATACTTGATACTGACTGATAACTTTACtcttttttgctaaaaaactcattttttgaagaaacatTGTCTAATGTTTACTTGATCTAAGTGCAAATGCAAATTAACAATGTCTAAAATTAGGAAATGGTATTTTAACTGATAATATGGTTCCCTGATCAAGATACTAAATTCAGAAGCtacatacaatgtatttaaattaTCATACATacttttttcctcatttctaAGGCATACAGCTCTTGTACTTTTGCATTCAAAATCCAATGTTAAAATGTGGTCTACACTTCCAAGCAGTCAAGTGGTGTAAACATAGGTTCCCATGGAGATGCCTGCACCATGGCAGCCATGTGTCATGCTGGCCTGGTAgcaggatgtgtgtgtgtgtgtgtgttgggggggggCTAAGTAAGGCGTGGTTCAATGCCGTGTGTGTGACTCCCTCAAATTGTCCCCATAGAATAGAGATTAAAACTAGTGTGAGCACATTGTGGCATACTTTTATTGGTTTGACATAATGCGTGTGTTTTTAAAGcagttattttgtgtttttgtgtcctTGCAACATTCTTGGGctttgtttggctttttttgcttAGTCTTACCTGGGGTGTTTCTTGAATTGGACTGTGCATGTGTTAAAGAGTGACAGAAAGCTTGGCAAGGTCACTCTTTTGCATTTACAAGTCTATCTTTGTAATATACATATTAcaagaaaggaaaaagaaaactaaGTGGTTGCTAGGTGCAGTGTTATCAAATTCCAAAATATGTCATATCTAATGAGAGAATAATGTGACATTGCTTTATGATTTAGTTGATATCTTACTTTGCTGTTAATAGTTAACTTAAGGTCAAGAGTCCGCTTGCTTTGCCTTTTTCATACTTTGTGTACTCTGCATTCTGAATAGCTTCACTGATATGCAGTTGaatctcatacacacacacacacacacacacacacacacacacacacacacacacacacacacacacacacacacacacacacacacacgcacatgcacatgTACGTATTCTGTCTGTTATGAGAGTGAGAAATCCTTGGAACAGGATTTATAAACAGTAAACAATTGTGGAACATTTAATCTACACAAGGGCTCCCCCTGACGTAAGTGGGTTCTTTTCCTATTGTTATCTTTGCATGTGTTTAGACTCTGACCAAACGTGTAAAGTTATACAATAGGaattattgttttgttaatggaaaataaaagaatagAAGAGGCAAAATATATCTGATGTAATTCATACCCAAAAATAGATGAGCTTCATTTTCAGTTTAACTATAACcatcttgatttttgttttcaataacTTAAGAACTGCGTGTACTGACATTCAAAACACCACAACCTTTTCATTTTGATCTGTAATATTAATTGAATccgaatttaaatatttttgaagtgaattgtgcattatttattttgattttgatcATCATAGTTCTAGTTGAATTGCCACAACGAAAgctgggagagaaaaaaagtgcattggTCGATTTGCTGGCACAAGGCCAAAACCTCTAGTAATCATGTGTCAGTATGTTATTCATCTTAATTATTGACAAGTTTTAATTTTGTGTTCTTACGTGTAATGATAACCGAACCAGTAGAGTTttaaattctttattttttgccacTTAGGAGGAGAATGAAGACTCGTGCTCCACCTCCACCTCTGACCACTCATCACATCTTTACCAACTCTGTGCATGATGTGGGTGGGACACTCAGCATAGATTCAAAAGAGAACATGATGAGACCCACTGTCAATTTTAAGTTGATTCCACTACATGGATACCAGACAACTGTTACTGAGGATGGAAGGTAAGACAGGCACATATTCTATACAAAAATTAAATTCTAACGGTTTTAAACTGAATCATACTTTTCCTAAACAAAAAGTTATGAAGTCTAATATTATGACCTATATGTTTCGAGATTATTATCTTCCTGTTCAAGTGATATTTGTTATGTTGTGGCCTTTTTTCAATTCCCAGTtagtaagatttttttgtcaCTGTAGGTCCCCTTAGGGTTTACATGCCAATGAGGCCTTTTCAAGGGTCCAATTCCGAGTCAGAAGAGGCATTGTCCCTGAGAGTGAACAGATGGAAGctgagctctctctctctctcgctgccCCCTAATGACTTGCTTTCCTTTTGGGCGGAAAATTGTAGCTTACTGCCTTGTACAGAATTAGGCTTACAAAGCAGTGAATAATGTTTGGGTTTCAATTACAATAAACTCTAACATTTATCTCTGGGATTAGGCACCAGACCACTTATAAGCAAGTCAAAATCATTCATCTGATTTGTTGgattactatgtatatatgttataGCTTTGTGTTCACTTAAAACAATAGGTCACTTTTATGTTAATAATTTTCCTAATACATAACTTGTGCAATAAAGCTGTTTTCTTTCCTTCAACTGAAAGAAACTAAGTATTCCAGGTTCTTTCTAAAGAATAGACACACTTTATAACTTAAAATTTTATAAATGAGTGATAGTCTCATTCATTTGAAGTACCTGTAATTAGTGTACAGTTATACTGAAGATAGATTGAATTAGTAACCCAATCTTCTCCTGTTTTTAATTCTGTGGTTCGTCCACGCGACCCTACTCAATTTCTCCTCACCACCCTCATCTTAACTCTTTCACTTTTAACACTCCGCCCACTCTTTACCGTCACTCTTTTCAGTAAGCCGCTGATGGACTTGCTGGTTGACCTGTGTAGTCGCTACCAACTAAATCCAGCGCTGCACACCCTGGAACTATTATCACCTCAAGGCCATTCTTTGGGGTTCAAGCCCAACGTGTTGCTGGGGTCTCTAGATGTGGCGTCTGTCCTCATCAAGGAAAAACCCTGGGAAGATCTAGCGGCCCGCAAATCAGCACCAAAAATCCCTGAGGTGAACTACTATGGATAATGCTGAGCAGTGTAGTAATGTTAAATGTGTACTTGTTCTGTTGTTTTTGGTGTCTTCTTAATGGAGTgacatgtatactatatgtatttCACCTCGGCCTTTTATGTTGCAATGAGCACGATGACACTCATTgtaaaacaaaatgtgattAGAAAGTgagttttcttttaaagtgaACCGTCACCTTCATCCTAAAGAGCAGTATATCCACTTCAAACCCACCTTTTGTGACTGATCACTGGCAGAAAGCGAGTCCTGGAAGGGTGCATGGTAGGAATCATCATAGAATTTTGGTGCAGCGtggtagtatttatttttatttcattcctcCGTGTGTATGTTTCCTGATTGCATCATACTCCGATCTTTTGCAATCTCTAGTCACCCCACACTCCTTATTTTCTGGAATGCCTAAATATTTAATGAGTGCCTTGCCTTTGGTTACCATGCATTATTTCTTTACCCCTCTCAGGACTCACTACCTGCTCTCACTCGACATGAACCTCTACTTGTTTAATGCCATAGAGTCACTCTATTTCAATGTTCAGATTTGACATTGTCCTAGAGCATTATTCCATGAATTTTGGATATATCatttgttggtgtttttggAAAGAGGCTCTGCTCTTcttaagaattttttttctcaagaaatGTCAAATGCTTATATTATAAACATGTTGTCCCTCCAAAAAATTTATACACCCTTTAGTGATGAATGATTATTGAATTTTCAGGGGTTTTTTTGCGAATTGAAGTCAGTGATGGCAGCCAGACTGGACTTACAGAAAAACTAATTGATTGCAAAATGTAGTATACAATTCTTTAGTGTGTATACACATTTTGGGACACCCTCTATATGTTGGtgtattgtttgtttatttatttttaaatctctttATCAGCGAACAGTGCGTTTGATGGTGAACTATCACGGCAGCCAGAAGGCAGTGGTACGGGTCAATCCATTAGTACCACTCCAGGCCCTGATCCCAGTCATCTGTGAAAAATGCGAGTTCGATCCTACGTGTGTCGAGCTCCTCAAGGATAGCGTCAGTCGCCAAAAGTTGCCACTGGATAAATCTTTGACACAGCTGGGAATCAAGGAGCTCTATGTTCTTGATCGGAGTTTTGGTAAATATTCACATCccaaatatttgcttttcatcttttttctttttgcatgaaaatgaaTCATAATGTTAGTTGGATCagtaccaaaaaatatttttctaaatctttaaaaaaacaatgtaaatcctgtttttatttgttttttctagTTCTGCAGCCTAAAATGGGTTCATCTCCAGCTCTAAACTATTCAGGTATAAGTCGTCCTTAACTGGCCGTTCTATCCAAATAGAATAATACTTTGGCACCAAACACTTGATGAACACTTTAAGAGCAAAGCACCAATTTAGATAATAGCCAAATGACTGCTTTTGGTGCACTTCCTGCTGTAGAAATCATTGGATTGTCGTTAACaatgttaaatgttttattactttgtttttacAGAGTCTTTTGGTGCCAGCACTAACAGTTTGGACAGAGGAACT includes:
- the LOC144199372 gene encoding CX3C chemokine receptor 1-like, producing MTESFSTMTMFTELDYSDYENDRVHFTCNNVDVINFSRVFIIILYSLVFILGFTGNILVVCVLLKHRKQATLTDVCLLNLALSDLLFIITLPLHTHYTVVKKWTLGSFFCHFSGGAHRTGFFCSIFLIVIMTVDRYVVILHDAKVVRYRTVKTGFTISAVVWFISLCVSLPSFIFTSETELSFGLGCSYIPNNDAWHVYNILSMNILGLGLPLLVMVLCYSRIIPVLMKLKSAKKQRVVKLIISIVVAFFLLWSPYNISLFLRFLDYVGKFPIDCDSVNNLKLSISVTESIAFTHCCLNPIIYAFVGQKFMRRVLLLGKNMSVRRGSSDSRKSTIASRSSDGTFIM